A genomic segment from Candidatus Binataceae bacterium encodes:
- a CDS encoding Mut7-C RNAse domain-containing protein, which produces MNETPRFAADRMVGRLARWLRLLGADVSYHRTRSGPAALRLARAEQRPLLTRDKRLRTAPDVLYLQANALRDQLFEVLRRYPFDPYAGALSRCSQCNQPLEDLPPTAAQELVPPYVFKTQSHFAQCPQCGKIYWPATHVTRMANEIATLQRRLDTAGT; this is translated from the coding sequence ATGAATGAAACGCCGCGATTTGCCGCCGATCGGATGGTTGGCCGCTTGGCGCGATGGCTGCGGCTGCTGGGCGCCGACGTCTCCTACCATCGCACCCGCTCAGGCCCTGCTGCCTTACGCCTGGCGCGCGCCGAGCAGCGCCCGCTTCTGACCCGGGACAAGCGGCTGCGCACCGCCCCCGATGTGCTCTACCTTCAGGCAAACGCGCTGCGCGACCAACTGTTCGAGGTCCTGCGCCGTTATCCTTTCGACCCGTACGCCGGCGCGCTGAGTCGATGCTCTCAGTGCAACCAGCCGCTGGAGGATTTGCCGCCAACCGCCGCTCAGGAACTGGTCCCTCCCTATGTCTTCAAAACCCAATCCCATTTCGCCCAATGTCCGCAATGCGGCAAGATCTATTGGCCGGCAACTCACGTGACACGGATGGCCAACGAGATAGCCACGCTGCAGCGACGACTGGATACGGCGGGCACGTAG